From Bacillus sp. FSL K6-3431, the proteins below share one genomic window:
- a CDS encoding spore germination protein, with translation MPGFVGAVQIISIGSAAVFHIGDVFQINPISNAKTFAGAGSFNTGDEVKITNEYSSTNTYDSDGVDQATLFNL, from the coding sequence ATGCCGGGTTTCGTCGGAGCCGTTCAAATAATCAGCATCGGTTCTGCTGCTGTTTTTCATATTGGTGATGTCTTTCAAATTAATCCAATATCTAATGCAAAAACGTTTGCAGGTGCGGGTTCATTCAATACGGGCGATGAAGTAAAAATAACGAACGAATACTCATCCACAAACACGTATGATAGTGACGGCGTCGATCAAGCAACGCTTTTCAATCTTTAA
- a CDS encoding spore germination protein GerPB, with amino-acid sequence MVINVQQTIHIQMIKIGGITNSSVFQIGTSGIITPASYLYNTGQFTGPAPETMKVGEKVTEELEQASFVPL; translated from the coding sequence TTGGTCATCAATGTACAACAAACCATTCATATACAGATGATAAAAATTGGCGGGATCACCAATTCCTCTGTATTTCAAATCGGCACATCTGGAATAATTACACCTGCTTCTTATTTATATAATACTGGACAATTTACAGGTCCAGCTCCAGAGACAATGAAGGTAGGTGAAAAAGTGACAGAAGAATTAGAACAGGCAAGCTTTGTGCCACTATAA
- the gerPC gene encoding spore germination protein GerPC, with amino-acid sequence MEPQYYFQQLYDCINKQQEEIMRLQAGLARLTKDVKKLNKTPSITVEKLEYKFDQLKVETLEGTLNIGLNPADLKQIEDLAVPPSSPPAPIKSDAEFNELLANRLNQYIEGDLKQIIYEVEEQTGAKLSPQHLSMIQEDLRKQLPARTEHYIQFFTKQSGKKLPEENLLDKLYQTMTMDMNQAVRTFISQSNSNKKGIDNDGT; translated from the coding sequence TTGGAGCCACAATATTATTTTCAACAATTATATGATTGCATAAATAAGCAGCAAGAAGAAATAATGAGATTACAAGCAGGATTGGCCCGATTAACAAAAGATGTGAAAAAGCTTAATAAAACTCCTAGTATTACTGTTGAAAAACTTGAATATAAATTTGATCAGTTAAAAGTTGAAACACTGGAAGGAACACTTAATATCGGTCTAAACCCAGCAGATTTAAAACAAATTGAAGATTTAGCTGTTCCACCTTCGTCACCCCCTGCACCAATAAAATCCGACGCAGAGTTCAATGAATTACTTGCTAATAGACTGAACCAATATATTGAAGGTGACCTAAAACAGATTATTTATGAAGTAGAAGAACAGACAGGAGCCAAACTCAGCCCTCAACATCTTTCTATGATTCAAGAGGATTTACGTAAACAGCTTCCGGCTCGAACAGAACATTATATTCAATTTTTCACCAAACAGTCTGGTAAAAAATTGCCTGAAGAAAATTTGCTAGATAAATTATATCAAACGATGACAATGGATATGAATCAGGCTGTTCGAACATTCATATCGCAAAGTAATAGTAATAAGAAAGGAATAGATAATGATGGAACTTAA
- a CDS encoding spore gernimation protein GerPD has product MELNVVNRELSVDEIHITGVTTSSLFLIGDANSIVLASTFDTPPESLIIGPFVPLTKS; this is encoded by the coding sequence ATGGAACTTAATGTTGTTAATCGTGAGCTATCAGTAGATGAAATTCATATTACAGGTGTAACAACCTCCTCTTTATTTTTAATTGGGGATGCCAACTCTATTGTGCTTGCATCGACTTTTGATACCCCACCAGAATCATTAATCATCGGACCTTTTGTTCCGTTAACTAAAAGTTAA
- a CDS encoding spore germination protein GerPE → MCKRNSFIKNVDIKSIELGSVMQVGDSVQLSPMSNVIAVNREVEVFYGNEGNFQLIPLFSEPIPIPVAPYTLPTINKYNELPDIRIGTIAIKGISASAILHVGNIENAVLESRIWHQRQLTKSNDQNITRKE, encoded by the coding sequence ATGTGTAAACGTAATTCTTTTATAAAAAATGTTGATATCAAAAGTATTGAGCTTGGTTCAGTAATGCAAGTAGGAGATTCTGTGCAGCTATCACCTATGAGTAATGTCATTGCAGTCAATAGAGAGGTTGAAGTTTTTTATGGTAATGAGGGGAATTTTCAGTTGATTCCGCTTTTTTCTGAACCAATTCCTATCCCAGTTGCTCCTTACACGCTTCCTACCATAAACAAATACAATGAGCTTCCAGATATTAGGATTGGCACAATTGCAATTAAAGGAATATCGGCATCAGCCATCCTTCATGTTGGCAATATAGAAAACGCCGTACTGGAATCAAGAATTTGGCACCAGCGACAGCTCACAAAGTCTAATGATCAAAACATTACCCGAAAGGAATGA
- a CDS encoding spore germination protein, whose translation MPAIVGPVQFFNVGGGVVQFGDTAVISPKSNSKGTTGSGSNSTGGFVLAIGGISANTTIDSNLVDQPTIGNS comes from the coding sequence ATGCCTGCTATTGTTGGGCCTGTTCAATTTTTTAATGTTGGGGGTGGTGTAGTCCAGTTTGGTGATACAGCCGTTATTTCCCCAAAAAGCAACTCAAAGGGCACCACTGGATCTGGCTCTAATAGCACTGGAGGTTTCGTACTAGCAATCGGTGGAATTAGTGCCAACACGACGATCGATTCAAACTTGGTCGATCAACCAACGATTGGAAATAGTTAA
- the addA gene encoding helicase-exonuclease AddAB subunit AddA, with the protein MKTVIPNKPDHVNWTDDQWKAIIAKDQDILVAAAAGSGKTAVLVERIIQKVLSEQDSLDVDQLLVVTFTNASAAEMRHRIGEALQKAIDVEPTSTHLRRQLSLLNSASISTLHSFCLEVVKKHYYMVDIDPGFRIADQTEADLLRDEVLDDLFEEEYGKEDNESFFQLVDTFTNDRNDDALQGLILKLFDFSRSHPNPYLWLEQLVTMYDVTESTEIESLPFMEALKFDVDLQISGAKDLLEEALAITKLPGGPAPRAENYIADLQVIERMEEAGVKGWNELYYLINGGWSFGRAKACRGDEYDKNLVKEADDFRKAAKSMLEKLSKELFSRSAESFLKDMQEMKPIILSLTEIVKVFTDKFALKKAEKGLVDFSDLEHLCLEVLVTKEAEPLELIPSEIALNYRNQFKEILVDEYQDTNMVQETILRLVSLDGEYDGNLFMVGDVKQSIYRFRLAEPNLFLSKYLRFTSNGEDTGLKIDLSRNFRSRTEVLDAVNYTFKQIMGTTVGEIEYNKDAELVKGSGYPDANTFPVEVAIIDQSDESSDTPVGMEEDVAGVFDRTELEQSKLEARFLAKRIREMIDHQKPILDMKTGTERPVRYQDIVILVRSMTWTPDIMEELKNAGIPVYANLTTGYFDATEVAIMMSLLKMIDNPDQDIPLAAVLRSPIVGLTEEDLAYIRLQSRKGGFYEAVKCFIGSSVERNYEHARERVSSLFTSLRDWRSMARSGALSELIWQLYRNTGFYEFVGGLPGGKQRQANLRALYDRARQYEETSFRGLFRFLRFIERMRERGNDLGSARALGEQEDVVRIMTIHSSKGLEFPVVFVAGIARKFNMMDINSSYLFDKDYGFASKYVNAEKRISYPSLPQLAFKRKQKMELLAEEMRVLYVAMTRAKEKLILIGSVKNVVKEQSKWEKATKQTDWLLTDYDRAKAGSYLDWLGMALARHRSGKFIDGEMSTSVLSNIVEHPSHWDIQIIPRSDLEIEIEKTEYEDNDWLAAVKSGEPISPDSGYKEEVYSRLSWVYKHPLATSRMSKQSVSELKRMAEMRDDTSGVQLISHSAKPLYDRPKFMREKRALSPAERGTAMHTVMQHIPLKEEPTILEIEQLLEELTMKEIITAEQAEVVSSEQILAFFQSELGQRMLAAKIVAREVPFTIGIPAHEIYADWDGLDEKVLVQGIIDCVMEEENGMILLDYKTDVIHGKYPDGFPQAKKVLANRYRVQLNFYERAIEEIWKKPVVHKCLYFFDSGDFLEI; encoded by the coding sequence ATGAAAACAGTTATTCCGAATAAACCAGATCATGTGAATTGGACAGATGATCAGTGGAAAGCGATCATAGCGAAAGACCAAGATATTTTAGTTGCAGCCGCCGCTGGCTCAGGGAAAACAGCCGTTCTTGTGGAGCGTATCATTCAAAAAGTCTTGTCTGAACAGGATTCACTAGATGTTGACCAGTTGCTTGTTGTCACTTTTACTAATGCCTCTGCCGCAGAGATGCGCCATCGGATTGGTGAGGCGCTTCAAAAAGCAATTGATGTGGAACCGACTTCCACCCATTTACGCAGACAGCTAAGCCTATTGAATAGTGCATCCATTTCGACCCTGCATTCTTTTTGCCTGGAAGTTGTGAAAAAGCATTATTATATGGTTGATATCGATCCAGGTTTTCGCATAGCTGATCAAACGGAAGCGGATCTTCTGCGTGATGAAGTACTCGATGATTTATTTGAAGAAGAGTATGGAAAAGAAGATAATGAATCTTTTTTCCAGCTAGTCGATACATTTACTAATGATCGAAATGATGATGCATTACAGGGCCTTATTTTAAAATTATTTGATTTTTCTCGTTCACATCCTAATCCTTATTTGTGGCTTGAACAACTGGTTACGATGTATGACGTGACAGAATCAACGGAAATAGAAAGCTTACCATTCATGGAGGCGTTGAAGTTTGATGTTGATCTTCAAATTTCAGGTGCTAAAGATTTATTGGAAGAAGCATTGGCTATTACGAAACTTCCAGGTGGTCCCGCGCCGCGAGCTGAAAATTATATAGCTGACCTTCAAGTGATTGAGCGAATGGAAGAGGCAGGGGTAAAAGGATGGAATGAACTATATTACTTGATCAATGGTGGTTGGAGTTTTGGGAGAGCGAAAGCTTGCAGAGGCGACGAATATGATAAGAATCTTGTTAAAGAGGCCGATGATTTTCGAAAAGCAGCGAAAAGCATGCTCGAAAAATTGTCCAAAGAACTATTTTCTCGATCGGCAGAAAGCTTTCTAAAGGATATGCAAGAAATGAAGCCGATTATTTTAAGTTTAACTGAAATTGTAAAAGTATTTACCGATAAATTTGCCCTGAAAAAGGCAGAAAAAGGGCTGGTGGATTTTTCGGATTTGGAGCATCTTTGTCTTGAAGTACTTGTTACAAAAGAGGCTGAGCCATTAGAACTTATCCCTTCGGAAATAGCACTTAATTATCGAAACCAATTCAAGGAAATACTTGTTGATGAATATCAGGACACCAATATGGTGCAGGAAACAATACTTCGACTTGTTTCATTGGATGGAGAATATGACGGCAATTTATTCATGGTTGGTGACGTTAAACAATCTATTTATCGATTCCGCCTTGCCGAGCCGAATTTATTTCTTAGTAAGTATTTGCGATTTACATCAAATGGTGAAGATACAGGTTTGAAGATTGATTTATCCCGCAATTTTCGTAGTAGAACCGAGGTACTAGATGCGGTCAATTATACTTTTAAACAAATAATGGGTACAACAGTCGGAGAAATTGAGTATAACAAAGACGCTGAACTTGTTAAAGGGTCAGGATATCCTGATGCCAATACATTTCCTGTTGAAGTCGCGATTATTGATCAATCCGATGAGTCAAGCGATACACCAGTAGGAATGGAAGAAGATGTAGCTGGTGTATTTGACCGTACGGAACTTGAACAATCGAAATTGGAGGCGCGTTTTTTGGCAAAAAGGATCAGAGAAATGATTGATCACCAAAAGCCAATTCTCGATATGAAAACAGGAACCGAACGTCCAGTTCGCTATCAGGATATTGTAATTTTAGTTCGTTCGATGACTTGGACGCCGGATATTATGGAAGAATTAAAGAATGCCGGCATCCCTGTCTATGCCAATTTAACAACCGGCTATTTTGATGCAACAGAAGTTGCCATAATGATGTCATTGTTAAAAATGATAGATAATCCAGATCAAGATATTCCACTTGCAGCAGTTTTGAGATCACCTATTGTCGGATTAACGGAGGAGGATCTTGCTTATATTCGCCTACAATCCCGTAAAGGTGGTTTTTATGAAGCGGTCAAGTGTTTCATTGGATCGTCCGTAGAGAGAAACTACGAGCATGCACGTGAGCGGGTAAGTTCCTTATTCACTAGTCTACGCGATTGGAGAAGTATGGCGCGTAGCGGTGCATTATCGGAACTAATTTGGCAGCTTTACCGCAATACTGGTTTTTATGAATTTGTTGGAGGACTTCCGGGAGGGAAGCAGAGACAGGCAAACTTAAGGGCACTTTATGATAGGGCCCGTCAATATGAAGAAACGTCGTTTCGCGGCTTGTTTCGCTTTCTTAGATTTATTGAGAGGATGAGAGAACGTGGCAATGACTTGGGTTCTGCGCGTGCGCTTGGAGAACAGGAAGATGTAGTAAGGATTATGACAATCCATTCTAGTAAGGGATTGGAGTTTCCTGTTGTATTCGTTGCAGGAATTGCAAGGAAATTCAATATGATGGACATAAACAGTAGCTATCTATTTGATAAAGATTACGGATTTGCTAGTAAGTATGTGAATGCTGAAAAACGCATCTCTTATCCGTCACTCCCACAGCTCGCTTTTAAGCGAAAGCAAAAAATGGAATTGCTTGCAGAAGAAATGCGTGTACTATATGTAGCTATGACAAGAGCAAAAGAAAAGCTTATTTTAATAGGTAGTGTAAAAAACGTCGTAAAGGAACAAAGTAAATGGGAAAAGGCCACTAAGCAGACAGATTGGCTATTAACCGATTATGACCGAGCTAAAGCCGGTTCCTATTTAGATTGGCTTGGTATGGCGCTCGCGCGACATCGTAGTGGGAAATTTATTGATGGGGAGATGTCTACATCAGTATTATCGAACATCGTCGAACATCCTTCGCATTGGGATATACAGATTATTCCACGGTCTGATTTAGAGATTGAGATTGAGAAAACGGAATATGAAGACAATGATTGGTTAGCAGCAGTAAAATCAGGTGAGCCTATCTCACCTGATTCCGGTTATAAAGAAGAGGTTTATTCACGGCTCAGCTGGGTGTATAAACATCCGCTCGCTACAAGTAGAATGTCAAAGCAATCTGTTTCTGAATTAAAAAGAATGGCAGAAATGCGAGATGATACGAGTGGAGTTCAACTCATTAGCCATTCTGCAAAACCACTTTATGATAGACCGAAATTTATGCGTGAGAAAAGAGCATTATCACCCGCAGAACGTGGTACTGCGATGCACACAGTTATGCAGCATATACCACTTAAAGAAGAACCAACAATACTAGAGATAGAACAATTATTAGAAGAATTAACGATGAAAGAAATTATTACGGCGGAACAAGCAGAGGTTGTATCAAGCGAACAAATTTTGGCGTTCTTCCAAAGTGAGCTTGGTCAAAGAATGCTAGCGGCAAAGATAGTAGCGCGTGAAGTCCCTTTTACAATAGGGATCCCAGCACATGAGATCTATGCGGATTGGGATGGCTTGGATGAGAAGGTACTTGTTCAAGGAATTATCGACTGTGTAATGGAAGAAGAAAACGGAATGATCTTACTTGATTACAAAACTGATGTGATACATGGAAAATATCCTGACGGTTTTCCACAAGCAAAAAAAGTACTTGCTAATCGATATCGCGTTCAGCTGAATTTTTATGAGCGGGCGATTGAAGAAATTTGGAAAAAGCCTGTTGTTCATAAATGTTTGTACTTTTTTGACAGCGGCGATTTTTTAGAAATATAA